From one Salmo salar chromosome ssa09, Ssal_v3.1, whole genome shotgun sequence genomic stretch:
- the treh gene encoding trehalase isoform X1: protein MSASASVLNARAGFPAAVMCLWIRFVLFLCPLYWCALPPPCDSEIYCYGDVLKQVQMAKLFDDDKYFVDMKLKSAPDIILTAFHNLTHGDPNSVPPAVLRDFLHKYFEEPGKEFEPWSPSDWHDKPQFLTGIADAELRSWAEKLHQLWKSLGRKISSDALAHPEQYSQIFTPHPFVVPGGRFRELYYWDSYWVINGLLLSEMTDTARGMILNFIHLIDRYGFIPNGARVYYERRSQPPFLSLMVESYYQTTNDKDFLRTALPALEKEYLFWMQNRSVAVEVNGIKHVLNRFDVQVGLPRPESYSDDVELAEGLTQDAAERLWKELHSGAESGWDFSSRWFVDGLGNNNGSLRDTRTTLLIPTDLNALLCRNERTLAHFYRTLGNEPEATRYDKAASARQEAIEAVLWDEEMGVWLDYSLVTNTSHPAFYPTNLAPIWAGCYSQPSMGQKAVHYLQTSGGLAFPNGVPTSLVDSGQQWDYPNAWPPLQHILIQGLSSLPSQEARELGFDLAQRWIRTNWLTYVKYEAMFEKYDVNGDGKPGGGGEYEVQLGFGWTNGVALQLLSQYGDRLTSGSSGNGFTSCLSISVSVALLCSAQTLFL, encoded by the exons ATGAGTGCCAGTGCTTCCGTTCTAAATGCGAGAGCAGGGTTTCCAGCAGCGGTGATGTGTTTGTGGATCCGTTTCGTGctgttcctctgtcctctctactgGTGTGCCTTGCCTCCACCTTGTGACAG CGAGATCTACTGTTATGGGGACGTCCTAAAGCAGGTTCAGATGGCCAAACTGTTTGATGATGACAAGTACTTTGTGGATATGAAGCTGAAGTCGGCCCCTG ATATTATCCTGACAGCGTTTCACAACCTGACACACGGAGATCCTAACTCTGTCCCGCCTGCCGTACTGAGAGACTTCCTTCACAAGTACTTTGAAGAACCAGGGAAGGAGTTTGAGCCATGGTCCCCATCTGACTGGCATgacaa GCCACAGTTCCTGACTGGAATAGCAGACGCAGAACTGCGTAGCTGGGCCGAGAAGCTGCATCAGCTGTGGAAGTCTCTTGGGAGAAAG ATCAGTAGTGATGCTTTGGCCCACCCGGAACAGTACTCTCAGATCTTCACCCCCCACCCTTTCGTCGTACCTGGAGGACGCTTCAGGGAACTGTACTACTG GGACTCCTACTGGGTGATCAATGGTCTCCTGCTCTCTGAGATGACAGACACCGCCCGTGGGATGATCCTCAACTTTATCCACCTCATCGACCG ATATGGTTTCATCCCCAATGGGGCCAGAGTTTACTACGAGCGTCGCAGTCAGCCCCCCTTCCTGTCTCTGATGGTGGAGAGTTACTATCAGACCACTAACGACAAAGATTTCCTCAG GACTGCTCTGCCAGCCCTAGAGAAGGAGTACCTGTTCTGGATGCAGAACCGCTCTGTGGCCGTTGAAGTGAATGGGATTAAGCATGTTCTGAACCGCTTTGATGTACAGGTCGGCCTGCCCAG ACCAGAGTCCTACAGTGATGATGTAGAGCTGGCTGAAGGTCTGACCCAAG ATGCTGCAGAGAGGCTGTGGAAAGAGCTGCATTCAGGAGCGGAGTCCGGGTGGGACTTCTCGTCTCGCTGGTTTGTGGACGGCTTGGGGAACAACAACGGATCTCTGAGAGACACCAGAACCACTCTGCTCATTCCTACAGACCTCAACGCTCTGCTCTGTCGCAACGAGAGGACACTGGCTCACTTCTACAGGACGCTGG GTAATGAGCCTGAAGCAACGCGCTATGACAAAGCTGCGTCAGCCAGACAAGAGGCCATAGAGGCAGTGCTGTGGGATGAGGAGATGGGAGTCTGGTTGGACTACAGCCTTGTAACCAACACCTCCCACCCTGCATTCTACCCCACTAACCTGGCCCCGATCTGGGCAGGCTGCTACTCCCAGCCTTCCATGGGACAGAAGGCAGTACACTATCTACAG aCTAGTGGCGGTCTTGCGTTTCCTAACGGTGTCCCTACGTCCCTGGTTGACAGTGGTCAGCAGTGGGACTACCCCAACGCATGGCCCCCTCTGCAACACATACTCATCCAAG GCCTGTCCAGTCTACCCTCACAGGAAGCTAGAGAGCTGGGGTTTGATTTGGCTCAGCGCTGGATCAGAACCAATTGGCTGACCTATGTCAAGTACGAAGCCATGTTTGAGAAG tatgaTGTGAACGGAGATGGGAAGCCGGGCGGAGGAGGAGAATATGAAGTTCAG ttgGGATTTGGCTGGACTAATGGTGTGGCCCTCCAGCTCCTGTCTCAGTATGGTGACCGGCTCACCTCTGGTAGCAGTGGAAACGGCTTCACCTCGTGTTTAAGCATCAGCGTCTCTGTGGCCCTGCTCTGCTCAGCCCAAACTCTGTTCCTATGA
- the treh gene encoding trehalase isoform X2, with translation MSASASVLNARAGFPAAVMCLWIRFVLFLCPLYWCALPPPCDSEIYCYGDVLKQVQMAKLFDDDKYFVDMKLKSAPDIILTAFHNLTHGDPNSVPPAVLRDFLHKYFEEPGKEFEPWSPSDWHDKPQFLTGIADAELRSWAEKLHQLWKSLGRKEKSRASSQRESSPGKGVMHCLTALPALEKEYLFWMQNRSVAVEVNGIKHVLNRFDVQVGLPRPESYSDDVELAEGLTQDAAERLWKELHSGAESGWDFSSRWFVDGLGNNNGSLRDTRTTLLIPTDLNALLCRNERTLAHFYRTLGNEPEATRYDKAASARQEAIEAVLWDEEMGVWLDYSLVTNTSHPAFYPTNLAPIWAGCYSQPSMGQKAVHYLQTSGGLAFPNGVPTSLVDSGQQWDYPNAWPPLQHILIQGLSSLPSQEARELGFDLAQRWIRTNWLTYVKYEAMFEKYDVNGDGKPGGGGEYEVQLGFGWTNGVALQLLSQYGDRLTSGSSGNGFTSCLSISVSVALLCSAQTLFL, from the exons ATGAGTGCCAGTGCTTCCGTTCTAAATGCGAGAGCAGGGTTTCCAGCAGCGGTGATGTGTTTGTGGATCCGTTTCGTGctgttcctctgtcctctctactgGTGTGCCTTGCCTCCACCTTGTGACAG CGAGATCTACTGTTATGGGGACGTCCTAAAGCAGGTTCAGATGGCCAAACTGTTTGATGATGACAAGTACTTTGTGGATATGAAGCTGAAGTCGGCCCCTG ATATTATCCTGACAGCGTTTCACAACCTGACACACGGAGATCCTAACTCTGTCCCGCCTGCCGTACTGAGAGACTTCCTTCACAAGTACTTTGAAGAACCAGGGAAGGAGTTTGAGCCATGGTCCCCATCTGACTGGCATgacaa GCCACAGTTCCTGACTGGAATAGCAGACGCAGAACTGCGTAGCTGGGCCGAGAAGCTGCATCAGCTGTGGAAGTCTCTTGGGAGAAAG GAAAAGTCCCGTGCCTCGAGCCAACGAGAGTCCAGCCCGGGAAAAGGAGTCATGCACTGTTT GACTGCTCTGCCAGCCCTAGAGAAGGAGTACCTGTTCTGGATGCAGAACCGCTCTGTGGCCGTTGAAGTGAATGGGATTAAGCATGTTCTGAACCGCTTTGATGTACAGGTCGGCCTGCCCAG ACCAGAGTCCTACAGTGATGATGTAGAGCTGGCTGAAGGTCTGACCCAAG ATGCTGCAGAGAGGCTGTGGAAAGAGCTGCATTCAGGAGCGGAGTCCGGGTGGGACTTCTCGTCTCGCTGGTTTGTGGACGGCTTGGGGAACAACAACGGATCTCTGAGAGACACCAGAACCACTCTGCTCATTCCTACAGACCTCAACGCTCTGCTCTGTCGCAACGAGAGGACACTGGCTCACTTCTACAGGACGCTGG GTAATGAGCCTGAAGCAACGCGCTATGACAAAGCTGCGTCAGCCAGACAAGAGGCCATAGAGGCAGTGCTGTGGGATGAGGAGATGGGAGTCTGGTTGGACTACAGCCTTGTAACCAACACCTCCCACCCTGCATTCTACCCCACTAACCTGGCCCCGATCTGGGCAGGCTGCTACTCCCAGCCTTCCATGGGACAGAAGGCAGTACACTATCTACAG aCTAGTGGCGGTCTTGCGTTTCCTAACGGTGTCCCTACGTCCCTGGTTGACAGTGGTCAGCAGTGGGACTACCCCAACGCATGGCCCCCTCTGCAACACATACTCATCCAAG GCCTGTCCAGTCTACCCTCACAGGAAGCTAGAGAGCTGGGGTTTGATTTGGCTCAGCGCTGGATCAGAACCAATTGGCTGACCTATGTCAAGTACGAAGCCATGTTTGAGAAG tatgaTGTGAACGGAGATGGGAAGCCGGGCGGAGGAGGAGAATATGAAGTTCAG ttgGGATTTGGCTGGACTAATGGTGTGGCCCTCCAGCTCCTGTCTCAGTATGGTGACCGGCTCACCTCTGGTAGCAGTGGAAACGGCTTCACCTCGTGTTTAAGCATCAGCGTCTCTGTGGCCCTGCTCTGCTCAGCCCAAACTCTGTTCCTATGA